A single Triticum dicoccoides isolate Atlit2015 ecotype Zavitan chromosome 2A, WEW_v2.0, whole genome shotgun sequence DNA region contains:
- the LOC119353758 gene encoding 40S ribosomal protein S6-2-like, with protein sequence MKLNIANPTTGCQKKVEIDDDMKLRNLYDKRISQEVVGDLLGEEFEGYIFKIMGGCDKQGFPMKQGVLTPGRVRLLLHRGTSCFRGHGRRVGERRRKSVRGCIVSQDLSVINLVIVKKGKNDLPGLTDTEKPRMRGPKRASKIKKLFNLGKDDDVRQYVNTYRRSFTNKKGKTVSKAPKIQRLVTPLTLQRKRARIADKKKRIAKKKSEAAEYQKLLAQRLKEQRDRRSESMAKRRSKLSAATKAPAASA encoded by the exons ATGAAG TTGAACATCGCGAACCCCACCACGGGGTGCCAGAAGAAGGTGGAGATCGATGACGACATGAAGCT GCGGAACCTCTATGACAAGAGGATCTCCCAGGAGGTAGTTGGTGATCTTCTGGGTGAG GAATTCGAGGGCTATATCTTCAAGATCATGGGTGGCTGCGATAAGCAGGGCTTCCCAATGAAGCAAGGAGTGTTAACTCCTGGGCgtgttcgccttctgcttcacaggg GCACATCTTGCTTCCGTGGACATGGCAGGCGTGTTGGTGAGCGCCGGAGGAAGTCTGTCCGTGGTTGCATTGTCAGCCAAGACCTATCTGTTATCAACTTGGTGATTGTCAAGAAGGGCAAGAATGATCTGCCAGGCCTGACCGACACTGAGAAGCCCAGGATGAGGGGACCCAAGAGGGCTTCCAAGATCAAGAAGCTCTTCAACCTTGGCAAGGATGATGATGTACGCCAGTATGTCAACACATACCGCAGGTCCTTCACAAACAAGAAGG GCAAGACCGTGAGCAAGGCTCCCAAGATCCAGCGTCTTGTGACACCCTTGACCCTCCAGAGGAAGCGCGCGAGAATCGCCGACAAGAAGAAGAGGATTGCAAAGAAGAAGTCAGAGGCTGCAGAGTACCAGAAGCTGCTTGCACAGAGGCTTAAGGAGCAAAGAGACCGCCGGAGTGAGAGCATGGCCAAGAGGAGGTCCAAGCTTTCTGCTGCTACCAAGGCTCCTGCTGCCTCTGCTTAA